From the genome of Leptolyngbya iicbica LK, one region includes:
- a CDS encoding BamA/TamA family outer membrane protein: MRQTHSLVALLTLSATLGLASQARGETLSTSAKSPHSPSISIAELTAAADANRAPFATDTLRLDGGIATLEQTAEEPNAAAVETPETDTEAKDSRLVRRELSNQTALVEVHQLGTEALTADVESAETAATARSAALEIGQATDTDDEAPAAGDTEPLPEPTSDEDEDATATDEESSGETQVLVAEVAVTDPDGADIEPDLEDTVYNAIDTRPGQTTTRSQIQEDINNIFATGFFSNVRAVPTDTPLGVRVTYVVSPNPVLTQVTVEGGDVIPDEVIDDIFSPQYGEIINLLEFQDGILELNNWYQDNGYVLAQVIAAPEVGEDGVVTLQVAEGVIEDINVQFLTEDGLAEDDEGNPINGKTHDYIILREFETEAGDVFQQSQIQADLQRVFGLGIFDDVTIELNPGQKDPREVDVTVNVIERNTGSVAAGIGFNFTGDLFGTLSYRQDNFGGNNQKFSAEAQLSFRDILFDVSFTDPWIAGDPYRTSYTLNGFGRRSISLVFDGGDNQIDLANGDRVRVNRFGSGVTFRRPLDNGWSASLGTLYQRVRTTDGDGEIVTRDVGPDQIPGTADDNQLTLSDTGADDLWTVQFSVVQDQRNNSLTPTSGSVLRLGTEQSIPLGSGNIFFNRVRASYSYYFPVSFFNFSEGPQALAVNVQGGSIIGDFPPYEAFSIGGTNSVRGYDEGELGTGQSYLQASLEYRFPLFSFIGGALFLDAGTDLGTGSEVIGSPGPDRGKPGSGFGYGAGVRVQTPLGPIRVDYGFSDEGDGRLHFGIGERF, from the coding sequence ATGCGCCAAACCCATAGCCTCGTCGCCCTCTTAACCCTGTCTGCCACCTTGGGACTTGCGTCTCAAGCGCGGGGGGAGACATTGTCAACGAGTGCCAAATCGCCCCATTCGCCTAGCATCAGCATCGCCGAGTTAACGGCTGCCGCCGACGCCAATCGAGCCCCCTTTGCCACCGACACCCTGCGGCTCGATGGCGGCATTGCCACGTTGGAACAAACCGCTGAAGAGCCCAACGCCGCTGCTGTTGAGACCCCTGAGACCGACACAGAGGCCAAAGATTCGCGATTGGTGCGGCGCGAGTTGAGCAACCAGACGGCCCTGGTGGAAGTGCATCAGCTCGGCACTGAGGCGCTGACCGCCGATGTGGAGTCAGCCGAAACCGCGGCAACGGCCCGCTCTGCCGCCCTGGAAATTGGTCAGGCGACCGATACTGATGACGAAGCTCCAGCGGCGGGCGACACTGAACCCTTGCCAGAGCCCACATCAGATGAAGACGAAGATGCCACCGCAACTGACGAAGAGTCGTCTGGCGAAACCCAGGTTTTGGTCGCAGAAGTCGCAGTCACCGACCCCGATGGTGCAGACATCGAACCCGACTTAGAAGACACCGTTTACAACGCAATTGATACCCGGCCAGGACAAACGACGACGCGATCGCAAATTCAAGAAGATATCAATAACATCTTCGCCACCGGCTTTTTCTCTAATGTGCGGGCTGTGCCTACGGATACGCCGTTGGGGGTGCGGGTGACTTATGTCGTCTCCCCTAACCCCGTCTTAACTCAAGTGACAGTCGAAGGCGGTGACGTCATTCCTGACGAAGTGATCGACGACATTTTTTCGCCGCAATATGGCGAAATCATCAACCTACTGGAATTTCAAGACGGCATCCTAGAGCTGAATAACTGGTATCAAGACAACGGCTACGTGCTGGCGCAGGTCATTGCCGCGCCCGAGGTGGGAGAAGACGGCGTGGTCACCTTGCAGGTCGCCGAAGGGGTGATTGAGGATATTAATGTCCAGTTCCTCACCGAAGATGGCCTGGCCGAAGATGATGAGGGGAATCCCATCAACGGCAAAACTCACGACTACATCATCCTGCGAGAGTTTGAAACGGAAGCTGGCGATGTGTTCCAGCAGAGTCAAATTCAGGCTGATTTACAGCGGGTGTTTGGCTTGGGCATTTTTGATGACGTGACGATTGAGCTGAATCCGGGGCAGAAAGATCCCCGCGAGGTTGATGTCACGGTGAACGTGATTGAGCGCAATACGGGTTCCGTTGCGGCCGGGATTGGCTTTAACTTCACTGGCGATCTGTTCGGGACCCTGAGCTATCGCCAAGACAACTTCGGCGGCAATAACCAGAAGTTCTCTGCGGAAGCTCAGCTCAGCTTCCGCGACATCTTATTTGATGTCAGCTTTACCGATCCGTGGATTGCCGGTGACCCCTATCGCACCTCTTACACCCTCAATGGCTTTGGCCGTCGATCCATCTCGCTAGTGTTTGACGGCGGCGATAATCAAATTGATTTGGCGAATGGCGATCGCGTGCGGGTTAATCGCTTTGGCTCTGGCGTTACCTTCCGGCGACCCCTCGACAATGGCTGGAGTGCTTCCCTCGGCACCCTCTATCAGCGGGTCCGCACCACCGATGGCGATGGGGAAATCGTGACGCGAGACGTGGGCCCTGACCAGATTCCTGGCACTGCTGACGACAACCAGTTGACTTTGAGTGATACCGGGGCGGATGACCTCTGGACAGTGCAATTTAGCGTAGTGCAAGACCAGCGCAACAATAGTCTGACCCCCACCAGCGGGTCCGTGTTGCGGCTCGGGACCGAGCAGTCCATTCCCCTCGGCAGCGGCAATATTTTCTTCAATCGGGTGCGAGCTAGCTACAGCTACTACTTCCCCGTCTCTTTCTTCAACTTTAGTGAAGGACCGCAGGCTCTGGCCGTCAACGTTCAGGGTGGCAGCATCATCGGCGACTTCCCCCCTTACGAAGCCTTTTCTATCGGGGGCACTAACTCGGTGCGCGGCTACGACGAAGGCGAACTTGGCACAGGCCAGAGTTATCTGCAAGCTTCGCTGGAATATCGTTTCCCGCTGTTCTCGTTTATCGGCGGGGCGCTCTTCTTAGATGCGGGTACTGACCTGGGAACTGGAAGTGAGGTGATTGGTTCGCCCGGGCCGGACCGGGGTAAGCCGGGTAGTGGCTTTGGTTACGGGGCCGGCGTTCGAGTGCAGACTCCCCTCGGCCCCATTCGGGTTGACTATGGCTTTAGCGACGAGGGTGATGGACGGCTACACTTTGGTATCGGCGAGCGGTTTTAA
- the purC gene encoding phosphoribosylaminoimidazolesuccinocarboxamide synthase, with translation MKLFFGGDRMVERQAKLYEGKAKIVYATADPNIVISYFKDDATAFNAQKRGQIADKGVVNCKVATHLFQLLESQGVKTHWLETPSDREMVVRAVNIIPLEVVVRNLAAGSLCKQTGLALGTPLTPPLVEFYYKNDDLGDPLLTRDRIRAMNLADEAQIHELTRLAGEINTLLQTFFQRCQITLVDFKLEFGLDQTGQILLADEISPDTCRLWDQAKSDQAERVLDKDRFRQDLGNVAEAYQEVLKRILAQVNLK, from the coding sequence ATGAAGCTGTTTTTTGGGGGCGATCGCATGGTGGAGCGTCAAGCCAAGTTATACGAAGGCAAGGCCAAAATTGTGTACGCGACGGCTGACCCGAATATTGTGATCAGCTATTTCAAAGACGATGCCACCGCGTTCAATGCCCAAAAACGGGGACAAATTGCCGACAAAGGGGTCGTCAACTGCAAAGTCGCGACTCATTTGTTTCAGCTTTTAGAATCCCAAGGGGTCAAGACCCACTGGCTCGAAACCCCCAGCGATCGCGAAATGGTCGTCCGCGCGGTCAACATCATTCCCCTTGAAGTGGTGGTGCGCAATCTTGCCGCTGGCAGCCTGTGCAAGCAGACGGGCCTGGCTCTGGGAACGCCCCTGACGCCGCCGCTCGTGGAGTTTTACTACAAAAATGATGATTTGGGCGACCCGCTCCTGACCCGCGATCGCATCCGCGCCATGAATCTGGCCGATGAGGCACAAATTCACGAGTTGACTCGTCTAGCGGGAGAAATCAATACGCTGTTGCAGACCTTCTTCCAGCGCTGCCAGATTACCCTGGTCGATTTCAAGTTGGAATTCGGTCTGGATCAGACGGGGCAAATTCTTCTGGCCGACGAAATCAGCCCCGACACCTGCCGACTCTGGGACCAAGCCAAGAGCGACCAAGCCGAGCGGGTGCTCGACAAGGACCGCTTTCGTCAAGACCTGGGTAACGTCGCCGAGGCTTACCAAGAGGTGCTCAAGCGGATTCTGGCGCAGGTCAACTTAAAGTAA
- a CDS encoding diacylglycerol kinase family protein — MSQQAGIVESTSTPDKSLATVLLLAPASQLAALTDLLSQHADILARYHLVSFPDLAATLHQQSKLPIDTWQPAELETAIATNNMLAVVYLLAAETGPPNFPDVATLSRLCSDHNIPLALNAATAHPIINSFMQTRVAHLIFNPVAGQRDSTQDLLQIRQALSPWMHLHIHFTSREVDADQLAQEAIAAQPDLIIASGGDGTVSLVASQMLGTGIPLGVIPRGTANALSVAMGIPTTVAGACKLIVAGTTRRLDAAYCNEQLMTLLAGVGLEAGMVGRATRELKNQWGVLAYLIAGWEQLGQQELFTAELEIDGQLHTFPAFAVTIANAAPPTSVLAQGVGEVVFDDGLLDITIITKQNVQQPKINSKLRAARDLINLYGSALVKTKAELPNLYHFRAEQLTLQTASPEQIVVDGEMVGDTPLEVTCLPAALTVVAPAKRRPNAVEKVAGFWVNKVFPSVSTLIAAIGVTGLIGLPLIFWLAQKITTELLPAQTEAYETQLVNTVQQWSTPWLDQLMLLLSRLGGGSIVIPLFCIVLALLLTKRRYWQAFMVLLAFVGGWVINIQLFYFVEAARQGMQLPVLNDQVSNIASRNFLQGTVLYSVIAYLLALAFPRFNRWFYGGAACLVVAIAFSRLYLGMQWPFDILAGLVSGLLWAMICIVLLRLQTIRSAAKRQNKQLLEGS, encoded by the coding sequence ATGAGTCAGCAAGCCGGGATAGTTGAAAGCACGTCAACACCAGACAAATCGCTGGCCACAGTGTTGCTGCTAGCGCCAGCGTCACAACTCGCAGCCTTGACCGACCTGCTCAGCCAACACGCCGACATTTTGGCGCGTTATCATCTCGTTTCATTCCCCGACTTAGCGGCTACGCTACATCAGCAGAGCAAGCTCCCGATCGATACCTGGCAACCCGCTGAGCTCGAGACGGCGATCGCCACCAACAATATGCTGGCAGTGGTGTATTTGCTCGCCGCCGAAACAGGGCCGCCCAACTTTCCCGACGTCGCGACACTATCGCGCCTATGCAGTGACCACAACATTCCCTTGGCGCTAAATGCGGCGACGGCGCACCCCATCATCAACTCATTCATGCAGACGCGGGTAGCCCATTTGATTTTCAACCCGGTGGCAGGGCAGCGCGATTCGACCCAAGACCTGCTGCAAATTCGCCAAGCGCTGTCCCCCTGGATGCACCTCCATATCCATTTCACCAGTCGCGAGGTGGATGCCGACCAACTGGCCCAGGAGGCGATCGCCGCGCAGCCCGATCTGATCATTGCATCTGGTGGCGACGGCACCGTGTCCCTCGTGGCGAGTCAAATGCTGGGCACGGGCATTCCCCTCGGGGTGATTCCGCGCGGCACGGCCAACGCCTTGTCGGTGGCGATGGGCATTCCCACCACGGTGGCCGGAGCCTGCAAGCTCATCGTCGCGGGCACCACGCGCCGCCTTGACGCCGCCTATTGCAACGAGCAGCTGATGACTTTGTTAGCGGGCGTGGGGTTAGAAGCAGGCATGGTGGGCCGCGCTACCCGCGAACTCAAAAATCAGTGGGGCGTGCTGGCATATCTCATTGCCGGTTGGGAACAGCTGGGCCAGCAGGAACTCTTTACGGCTGAACTCGAAATCGACGGTCAGCTCCACACCTTTCCAGCCTTTGCCGTCACCATAGCGAATGCGGCACCGCCGACCTCCGTATTAGCCCAAGGGGTGGGCGAAGTCGTCTTTGATGATGGGCTGCTAGATATCACCATCATCACGAAGCAAAACGTTCAGCAACCCAAAATCAACAGTAAGCTGCGGGCAGCCCGTGACCTGATCAATCTCTATGGTTCGGCGTTGGTTAAAACCAAAGCCGAACTGCCCAATCTGTATCACTTCCGAGCTGAACAGCTAACCCTTCAGACCGCCTCCCCCGAGCAAATTGTGGTGGATGGTGAGATGGTGGGCGATACCCCGCTGGAAGTCACTTGTTTGCCTGCGGCGTTGACCGTCGTGGCCCCCGCGAAGCGCCGCCCCAATGCCGTAGAAAAAGTGGCGGGGTTTTGGGTGAACAAGGTCTTTCCCAGTGTCTCGACGTTGATTGCGGCGATCGGCGTGACCGGACTCATTGGTCTGCCCCTCATTTTTTGGCTAGCGCAGAAAATCACGACCGAATTACTGCCCGCGCAAACCGAGGCGTATGAAACGCAGCTGGTGAATACGGTGCAGCAATGGTCGACGCCGTGGCTGGACCAACTGATGCTGTTGCTCTCCCGTTTGGGCGGCGGCAGTATCGTGATTCCCCTCTTTTGTATTGTGCTGGCGCTGCTGTTAACCAAGCGGCGGTATTGGCAAGCCTTTATGGTGCTGCTGGCTTTCGTCGGGGGATGGGTGATTAATATACAGCTCTTTTATTTTGTCGAAGCGGCCCGTCAGGGCATGCAATTGCCGGTTTTGAACGATCAGGTCTCCAATATTGCTAGCCGCAATTTTCTCCAGGGCACGGTGCTGTACAGCGTCATCGCGTACTTACTTGCACTGGCATTTCCCCGGTTTAACCGATGGTTCTATGGGGGGGCAGCTTGCTTGGTGGTGGCGATCGCCTTTAGCCGACTTTATCTAGGCATGCAGTGGCCCTTCGACATTTTGGCGGGACTGGTCAGTGGCTTGCTCTGGGCGATGATTTGTATTGTGCTGTTGCGGCTGCAAACGATTCGCAGCGCCGCCAAACGCCAAAACAAACAACTGCTCGAAGGCTCCTAA
- a CDS encoding DNA/RNA non-specific endonuclease: MNRQTGYEGWILGLLAGALGSCSLLPILSDGATLSSVDTSELPPCVADDCNCGDFRDRTLAQKVLDALPDDPFQLDSDGSGVACETLPLTGGAAYTASNGAANGHLALGNPTNAQATDRTNFLLARSPYALSYNGDRGTANWVSWQLNADWLGDTERQDNFRQDGGLPAGVYQVTPNDYRNTGYDRGHIVPSGDRTRSVADNSATFLMTNILPQAPQNNRGVWRELEEYSRDWVYQFDGTLYILAGGYGNQGTLAAGRVTVPSRLWKIIVAIAPGETIADIDVETPIIAVDMPNRDTAIEDWRVYQTTVDRIELATGYDFLSVVTLETQAILEATQLDTASGMPQP, encoded by the coding sequence ATGAACCGCCAAACTGGATATGAGGGATGGATTTTAGGCTTGCTGGCGGGGGCGTTGGGGAGCTGTAGTTTGCTGCCCATCCTGAGTGATGGTGCGACGCTGTCTTCGGTCGACACCTCGGAATTGCCGCCCTGTGTGGCGGATGACTGCAATTGTGGCGACTTTCGCGATCGCACCCTGGCCCAGAAAGTGCTAGACGCCCTGCCTGATGACCCCTTTCAACTGGACAGCGATGGTAGTGGGGTGGCCTGTGAGACGTTGCCGCTGACAGGCGGGGCTGCCTACACCGCATCGAACGGTGCGGCGAATGGACATTTAGCTTTAGGAAATCCGACCAATGCCCAGGCGACCGATCGCACTAATTTCTTGCTGGCGCGATCGCCATATGCCCTCTCATATAACGGCGATCGCGGCACGGCAAATTGGGTCAGTTGGCAGTTGAATGCTGATTGGCTTGGTGACACGGAGCGTCAAGATAACTTTCGGCAGGATGGGGGATTGCCTGCTGGCGTGTATCAGGTGACGCCCAACGATTATCGCAACACCGGCTATGACCGGGGCCACATCGTCCCCTCGGGCGATCGCACCCGCAGCGTCGCCGACAACAGCGCTACGTTTTTAATGACCAACATTTTGCCCCAGGCTCCGCAAAACAATCGCGGGGTGTGGCGCGAGCTCGAAGAGTACAGCCGCGACTGGGTATATCAGTTTGACGGAACGCTGTATATCTTGGCGGGTGGCTATGGGAATCAGGGCACCCTGGCGGCGGGGCGAGTCACGGTGCCGTCGCGTTTGTGGAAGATTATTGTGGCGATCGCGCCGGGGGAAACCATTGCCGACATTGATGTCGAAACGCCCATCATTGCGGTCGATATGCCGAACCGCGACACCGCGATCGAAGACTGGCGCGTTTATCAAACGACGGTAGATCGGATCGAACTTGCTACGGGCTACGATTTTTTGTCAGTGGTGACACTGGAGACTCAGGCCATTTTAGAGGCAACCCAGCTCGACACTGCATCAGGGATGCCGCAGCCCTAG
- the sodN gene encoding superoxide dismutase, Ni, producing the protein MLKQIISKYQNQFPAATVSAHCDGPCGVYDPSSARIAAEAVVSMTKKLLDLEAKPGDPAYENTFARYVAIKEEQAQITKDELLILWTDYFKPQHLEQFPDLHDTFWKAAKLCSACKVEVSAQHAQELMAAVEKVHKMFWATKNRDITWYTAS; encoded by the coding sequence ATGCTGAAGCAAATTATTTCCAAATACCAAAATCAGTTTCCCGCTGCGACTGTCAGCGCTCACTGTGACGGCCCCTGTGGCGTTTATGATCCTTCCTCCGCTAGAATCGCGGCAGAAGCCGTGGTTTCGATGACCAAAAAGCTGTTGGATCTTGAAGCCAAGCCCGGCGACCCCGCCTACGAAAACACCTTTGCTCGCTACGTCGCGATCAAAGAAGAGCAAGCTCAAATCACTAAAGATGAACTGCTCATTCTCTGGACTGACTACTTTAAGCCTCAGCACCTAGAGCAGTTCCCCGACTTGCACGACACCTTCTGGAAAGCCGCCAAGCTCTGCTCTGCCTGCAAGGTTGAAGTCAGCGCTCAGCATGCCCAAGAGTTGATGGCCGCAGTTGAGAAAGTCCACAAGATGTTTTGGGCGACCAAGAACCGCGATATCACTTGGTACACCGCTAGCTAG
- the sodX gene encoding nickel-type superoxide dismutase maturation protease, with product MRSIVLPHATTTDICLWLLRRYRRFRVQGNSMTPTLQPHQEVLINPRAYRRALPVPGEIVVVPHPHQANLLIVKRILFVESDGRCYLQGDNANESTDSRQFGLVPLSQIAGKVHCLLP from the coding sequence ATGCGTTCAATCGTTTTGCCCCACGCCACCACCACCGATATTTGCCTGTGGCTGCTCCGTCGCTATCGGCGCTTTCGCGTCCAGGGCAATTCCATGACTCCCACCTTGCAGCCGCACCAAGAAGTGTTGATTAATCCCAGAGCTTATCGCCGAGCTCTGCCTGTGCCTGGCGAAATTGTTGTGGTGCCGCATCCACATCAAGCGAACCTGCTCATCGTTAAGCGGATTCTGTTTGTAGAGTCCGATGGGCGCTGCTATTTGCAGGGCGATAACGCCAACGAAAGCACCGATAGTCGCCAGTTTGGCCTGGTTCCCCTCAGCCAAATCGCGGGCAAAGTGCACTGTTTGCTGCCTTAA